The genome window CATGTTCCTGCTGCCTTTTACTGTCTATGCCCAGTTCCCGTTTCGGAAAATGGGTTCCCGTTTGCCTTCTGCGGTTTCCCCGTCAATGTTCATCTCGGCAGAACCGATCATGAAATCGACGTGAGTGATGCTGCTGTTCAGGCCGTATGCCTCCAGCTCTTCATTTGTCATCTCAGCGCCGTTTTCGATGTTGACCGGGTAAGGATTCCCGATCGCCAAGTGGTTGGACGCATTTTCATCAAACAGGGTGTTGTAAAAGATGATGTTCGATTCCGAGATGGGAGAGAAATGAGGCACCAATGCCACTTCGCCCAAGTAATGAGACCCTTCATCTGTTTCGATCAGCTTGGTCAGTGCGGCTTCCCCTTTTTCCGCCGCAGCCGAAACGATCCGCCCGTTTTCAAAGGTCAGGGTGAAGTTTTCGATGAGGTTTCCTTGATAGCTCAAAGGCTTGGTGCTGCGAACCGTGCCGTTTACGCCGTTTTTGAGCGGCGCGGTAAATACCTCCTCCGTAGGCATGTTGGCCATGAAAGAAGTGCCATCCTTGTTTACACTGCCGCCGCCGATCCAGATGTGACGCGGGGGCAGCTCGATGGTCAAATCCGTGCCGGGTGCGGAGTAATGGAGATAACGGTATTGCTTGGCGTTGAGAGCGTCCACTTTTTCATTCAGTGCTGCGTGATGGTCATGCCAAGCTTGAACAGG of Brevibacillus choshinensis contains these proteins:
- a CDS encoding aminopeptidase → MDFDSLIERYAELAVKVGVNVQPMQTLVVTAPLSAASFVRQVAKKAYEAGAKNVQIDWTDDELTRMKYDLAPDEAFLEYPMWKAKGLEELAENGAAFLYISASNPDLLKGVDPDRISNANRTAGQALNTFRSYSMADKVSWSVIAVPSPAWAEAVFPDLPKEQQEHALWEAIFRATRIDKDDPVQAWHDHHAALNEKVDALNAKQYRYLHYSAPGTDLTIELPPRHIWIGGGSVNKDGTSFMANMPTEEVFTAPLKNGVNGTVRSTKPLSYQGNLIENFTLTFENGRIVSAAAEKGEAALTKLIETDEGSHYLGEVALVPHFSPISESNIIFYNTLFDENASNHLAIGNPYPVNIENGAEMTNEELEAYGLNSSITHVDFMIGSAEMNIDGETAEGKREPIFRNGNWA